Below is a genomic region from Campylobacter showae CSUNSWCD.
AAGCGCCCCAAAACGATAGGATAAAAAGCTTGACTATAGACGGAGATAATATATTTGTAGAGTACGAAGTAAAATACGGTCAGAAAAACGAAGGCTCAAAAGGCTGGATATTGCCTTTTGATTATATTACCTTTGGCAACTTTACCGAGATGCTACAAATACTATTTAGTATGGGTATTTTGACGAGAACGGCAACTATTTTAAAGATATGGAATATATGCCAAACTACGAACCTATGCTAAATTTACTACTAGACAACAACGTTTCGGGGCAACCTACTAGCGAGGAGTTGAAAGAGGCGTATAAAAAGTGCCATGATACTTATATATGGTATAAAATAAGATGGATAGACGAAGAAAATATAAATAAAAAAAGGCCATTTTATGTAGATATGCCAATAAAAAATTTAGAAAAATATTGCACCGAGCCTGATGGAACCTTTCAAGACGTACGAACATTTATGTCGTGGACAAACGAGCAAAAAAAGATGGATGCAATAATACGCATAGGAGATACGGCTAAGGTGATCTATATCGACGCCAACATAAGTAGTCAAGACAAAGAAAAATTAATATCTAATAAACTAATCCAAAAATTAAGGAGCAAAGATGCCGCAGAGCGACGATGATAGATCGCTATATAGCGCAGTGAAGGGCGTCGGACAAATTTGCTCCGACCGGCAAAAGTCAAATTTGACCGAAAGAGCGGTCAAATTTAAGCTAAATTTGACGAGTCCTCACTCCTCGTCGGTCAAATTTTGTGCCCCGGCGGCGAAAAACGTATCGCTGTGGATATTTTCAAATGCGGCCTTTAGCGAGATGAAAAGCTTTGGATTTTGCTTTTCCAAATTTGCCAAAAGCTCTTTGGTTTCGGCTCTAGCGTGAGGCATCTTGATATCAAATCGCATCGCAGGACACGCCTCGTCGCCGATAACCGTAAGTCCGTTTCGCACGGCGTTTTCGCGTAGTTGCCTTTCGCGCACGAATATAAACGGCCTGATAACCTCGATACCGTTTGCCGCGACGTATTTTGGAGCAAGCGTTCGTAGCGCGCCGTTATAGGTAAAATTCATAAAAAAGCTCTCGACCGCGTCATCGAGGTGATGGGCGATGGCTAGCTTGTTAAAGCCGTGCTCAAGCGCGTAGGTGTAGAGATAGCCGCGCCTCATACGCGAGAAAAAGCTGCAAAAGCTGGAGTTTTTGCGGATCTTGTCCTTAGATATCTCAAAGATCGAGCTGTCGATCACGTCGTGCTCGATGCCGTGCTCGGCGCAGTGGCGCGTGAGGTAGGCGTAGTCCTCGCCCATACCGTAGCTTAGCGTCACAGCCTTAAACTCAAATTTTTCGGGCGTGACGTTTTGCATGTGTTTTAGTACGTGCGCGAGCGCGAGGCTGTCCTTGCCGCCGCTAAGACCGAGCAAAATTTTATCCCCGCCGCACACCATGCGGTATCTGGCGTTGGTCTGCCCAACCTGGCGCAGCAGCCGCTTGCTAAGCTCTATCATAGACGTTCAATCATCGCGAGCATGAACTGCGCGCTGACGTTTGCCGAGTCTTGCAAAAATTTATCGAAGTCAAACTCCGCACTGCCGCCCGCCTCGTCGCTGATCGCGCGAAGCACGAAAAACGGCACGCCCAAACTCTCGCAAACTAACGCCACGCTAGCGCCCTCCATCTCGGCCGCGTCGGCTTTGAAGGTTGCTTTGAGCCACTCTTTTTTCGCATTGTCGCAGATAAACTGATCGCCCGTTGCTATGACGCCGCCTTTTAGCACGATGCCTTTTTCGGCCGCTACGCTAGATGCTAGCGCGTTTAGAGCGTCGTCGCTTTTGATAAAGATACTAGTCTCAGGCACATACCCGTAAGGGTGCCCAAACGCCGTGATATCGACGTCGTGCTGCACTAGGCTAGTCGCATAAAGCATATCGCCGATTTTCAAATTTGGATTTAGCGCGCCTGCAACGCCGGTAAAAAGTAGCTTTCGGGCGCCAAATTTCTCTATCATCGCGCTTGCGGTTAGAGCGGCATTTACCTTGCCGATCTTCGAGTAGGCGACCACAAGCTCTTTGCCGCCGAAATTTGCGAGGTAAAATACGTTATTTGCGTGCTTAACCTCTTTGTAGTCCTTGATGCGCTCAAGCAGAGGAGCGACCTCCTCGCGCATCGCGCCTAAGATCGCTATCATTTAAGCTCCTTTAAAAGCTCGTCAAGGCTGCTAAGATCGGTGATACTAAAGGTCGGCTTTTCAGTGATTTTTTTGTTAATGCCTTTTAGCACGCTACCGCCAAACTCCACGAAAATATCAACCTCGTTTTCGATGCTTTTGATGCTTTGCTTGTATAAAACGGGGCTAACGAGCTGAGCTTTTAGCAAATTTAGCGCTTCGTCTTTCGAGCCATAAGCCTTCGCCGAGGCATTTGAAACGACTGGGGCAAATTTAGCGGCTAATGCCGGCTCTAACTGCGCCGTTAGCCTCTCGCTCGCATTTTTCAAAAGCGGGCAGTGGCTGATGACGGACATATTTAGAGGCAGTACGCGCTTAGCGCCCGCTTCTTTAAACGCGGACTCAAATTTGGCGATATCGTCTTTTAGTCCCGCGATCACGATCTGACCGTCGCAGTTGTAGTTAGCTGCGTAAATTTGATGGCCGTCTGCTTGAGCGTTTTTGCAAATTTGCTCTACCGTCTCGTCGCTAAGACCCAAAATAACGCTCATCGTCACGTCTTTGCCAGCACAGTCCTCTTGCATAAATTTACCGCGTAAATTTACGATCCTAAGTGCATCAACAAAATCAAACGCGCCGCTAACCGCAAGCGCGCTAAACTCGCCCAAAGAGTGACCTAGCGCGAAGCTTGGCTCCAAATTTACGCTTTGCTTTAAAGCAAGATAGCACATAAGCGAATTTAAAACAATGGCGGGCTGAGTAAATTCGCTCCTGTTTATAAGGTCGTTTTCGTTAAAAAGTAGATTTGAAAAGTCGATTTTTAGGCTATCGCTCGCATTTTGCAAAAGCTCGGCGGCCGGGCGGAAATTTTCGTAAATTTCCTTACCCATGCCGATACTTTGCGAGCCTTGTCCCGGAAATATAAACGCCGCTATCATCTAGGTACTCTTAGTGGCAACCGCATCCGCCGTCATCGTGGTGATGACCGTGCCCGCCGCAGCAACCGCCTTCTTTGTGCTCATGATGGCCGTGACCTCCGCAACAACCGCCTTCGCCGTGATGATGGTCGTGATCATGTCCGCCGCAACCGCATGTATGCGCGCCGCCTACCATGCCGGTAGCTATCTCGTCCTCTGTAGCATCGCGTTTGTCGAAAATTTGAACCTTAAACTCCAAATCTTTGCCTGCGTAAGGGTGGTTAAAATCAACCGTCACGTCATCCTCGCCGATAGATTTTACTATCACGCGTACGCTCTCTCCGTGCTCGCCTTGACCGAAAAGCTCCATGCCCTCTTTTAGCTCGATACCTGCAAATTGCTCTTTGGGTAGCATCTGAACGGCGCTAGAGTCGTACTCGCCGCAAGCCAGCGCAGCCGGGATAACGATAACCTTTGTTTCGCCCTTTTCTAGTTTAGCGACCTCTTCTTCTAGTTTCTCGATGATGTGTCCGCGACCTGTTAAAAAGGAAATTTCTTGCCCAACCTGCATATTAGACTCTAAAATTTCGCCCGTTTTTGCATCTTTTAGCTCATAAAACATAGCTATAACTTGTTCTTTCACGTTCTTCTCCTATTTATGAAAATAACGTGATTATATCGTTAAATTTATTAAATATAGTTTTAGTTTCGGGTAGGTGCGGCTTTGGCTTCTTTGCTGTCCGGATAGCCTAGTTTTAGCGCTTTGTAAAATTTATTAGCACTTGCCGTGTCTTTTATCTTATCAAAGCTAATAGCAGTGTGATAAAGAAGCTTTGGCGTATACTCGGCCTTGTCGTAGAGCTGGATACTTTGCTGGTAGTATTTTATGGCGTTGTTGTAAGCTTTTTGCTGATACGCTATCTCGCCGAGATAAAAATTCGCCATCGCAGGTTTATGGTCTTTACTTAAAAGATATTCGTATCTAGCCTTTGCATCGTCAAGCTTGCCTGCGTCAAATAGCTTTTTGGCCTCACTTGCTACGTCTTGATTTTTTTGTTTGGTAAAATCAACCTTTGGAGTTTGCGACTCGAAAGCGGCTGGGCTGCTACTAGCTACCGGCTTGTCTTCATCGTTTTTTTTTGTGGTAGCAGGCGCGGCATTGCTCTTGTCTATCAAAGCACCCATATCTTTAAGGGCTTTGGTGATTTTAGCGTTGTTAGCCTCTTGTATTTTTCGGCTTTCTTCTACGTATTTTTTAAGCTCGTCAAAATCGCTTTTTGCGGTAGAATTTCCGTCGTTTCCTTCAAGATCGCTTAGTCTTTTTTCTATCCTAGATATTCTCGAGTTTAGTCCGTCTAGCACGCTTTGTAAACCCTCTAAGCGCTCTTGTATAGTATTTAAATTTGATTCGACATCACCCATATTTCTACTTAAATTTTCTACGTTTTGCTTATTTTTTAGAAAAGTTTTTTCGTTATCGGTTAAACCGTATGGGCTAGAGCTATCTAAATTTCCAGCATCAAATACCGAAATTTCATTTGGAGCGGAGTAAGAGAGAGTGGCCCCCACAAAAAGAGCCACTAAAGTTTTTAAATTAGCCATAAAATTTAATTATGGAAGAACTTTAAATTCAGCACGTCTGTTTTGTGCATCGCAAGCTTTTGTTTTGTCTGTGCAAACAGGATTGCTTTCGCCATAACTTACAACAGTGATTCTGTCAGCAGCAACGCCTTGTTTTACAAGAGCGTCTTTGGCAGCTTTTGCTCTTTTTAGACCAAGCGCATAGTTGTACTCATCTGTACCCCACTCATCGCAGTTACCCTCTACTTTTACAGAAAGACCTTGAGCCTCTGATTGATTAAATAGGCCTGCATTTGTATTGATAGCAGACTGCATATCGCCCTTGATATTAAATTTGTCAAAGTCGAAGTAAACAGTTTGAACTTGACCTTCAATGCTTGAGATTAATTGTTGCAATCTCTCGCTATCACTCATCATGTTATCGCTTGAGTTCATACCGCCCATATTTTGATTAGCGTCAGCGCTCATATCAACTTCAGGGTTTTTAGAGCTACAACCGCTCAACAATAAAGCCGCAATAGCAGCAGAAGTTAAAACTACTTTTTTCATTTTCATCCTTTTATAGAAATTTAATGTGATTATATCATAAAATTTACTAAATATTACCAATCAATCGACTGAATTTTGCCGATTTTTAACGGAAATTGGAAACTTTTGTTCTCATTTACGCGAATTATACCAAGTGAACTCTGTCCTCCAAGCTCTTTTATAAACACTACACTTTGCCCGTCGCTAGAAAATCTAGGGTATAAATTTTTACCGCTTGCGGTAAGCTGTCTGATGTAATCAGTCTGCGTAGAGATCATGTAAATGTTAAAATCTCTCGTTCCAAAGCTACTCTTGCCGTCTTCTCTACTAGAGTAAACTATATAGTTTTGATAGGTACTAACGGAGTTGTTGTTTTTGCCGTGATAGACCAACTGCTCAAAACCGCTTCCATCGACGTTTTGCGCGAAGACGTTAGGATAGCCGAGTCTATCGGAAACGAAAACTACGCGTCTATCGCCGTCGACGAAGTTGCCGTTAACGTCTATACCGCTATAGTTGGTTACCTGAGAAAGCCTTTTTGAATTTAGATCATATATATAGATATCAGGCTGATCTTGTGGGGCCATAGTTAACAAAATTTTATCTCCGCTTTGACTAACATCAGAGGCTATAAGCATACCTCCCTTGCTATCTAAAATTTTAGTTTTTTGGCCGCTCGCAACATCGTATCTATAAAGAACTAAGTTTTTACCGCTGTAATCAGAGTAGTAAAACGCTCTCTGGTCGGCTCCTATCCATTTAGGAAATATATTCAAACCGCCGCGAACAAGTACTTTTTGGTAGGTCAAAGTGTAGTCGGCTATAACGATCTCGCTTTGCTTAGAACCGGTTCCTTTGGCAAAGATGATAAATTTCTCCATC
It encodes:
- the tolB gene encoding Tol-Pal system protein TolB produces the protein MKKILLFLAFTSWLFAVDATISVVNKGLALPKIVLQDATTAVGDQAFKSKFHKIMLGDLKVSSDFEVVDEYIASSYEGDSNTNVMSEKGAQLIFRYALEGSANSPLTLRVKLINAKTATTQYEKIYNMNDGAKYPFIAHKAIVELINELKMPPVNWMEKFIIFAKGTGSKQSEIVIADYTLTYQKVLVRGGLNIFPKWIGADQRAFYYSDYSGKNLVLYRYDVASGQKTKILDSKGGMLIASDVSQSGDKILLTMAPQDQPDIYIYDLNSKRLSQVTNYSGIDVNGNFVDGDRRVVFVSDRLGYPNVFAQNVDGSGFEQLVYHGKNNNSVSTYQNYIVYSSREDGKSSFGTRDFNIYMISTQTDYIRQLTASGKNLYPRFSSDGQSVVFIKELGGQSSLGIIRVNENKSFQFPLKIGKIQSIDW
- a CDS encoding tRNA 2-thiocytidine(32) synthetase TtcA, which translates into the protein MIELSKRLLRQVGQTNARYRMVCGGDKILLGLSGGKDSLALAHVLKHMQNVTPEKFEFKAVTLSYGMGEDYAYLTRHCAEHGIEHDVIDSSIFEISKDKIRKNSSFCSFFSRMRRGYLYTYALEHGFNKLAIAHHLDDAVESFFMNFTYNGALRTLAPKYVAANGIEVIRPFIFVRERQLRENAVRNGLTVIGDEACPAMRFDIKMPHARAETKELLANLEKQNPKLFISLKAAFENIHSDTFFAAGAQNLTDEE
- a CDS encoding FKBP-type peptidyl-prolyl cis-trans isomerase; amino-acid sequence: MKEQVIAMFYELKDAKTGEILESNMQVGQEISFLTGRGHIIEKLEEEVAKLEKGETKVIVIPAALACGEYDSSAVQMLPKEQFAGIELKEGMELFGQGEHGESVRVIVKSIGEDDVTVDFNHPYAGKDLEFKVQIFDKRDATEDEIATGMVGGAHTCGCGGHDHDHHHGEGGCCGGHGHHEHKEGGCCGGHGHHHDDGGCGCH
- the fabD gene encoding ACP S-malonyltransferase encodes the protein MIAAFIFPGQGSQSIGMGKEIYENFRPAAELLQNASDSLKIDFSNLLFNENDLINRSEFTQPAIVLNSLMCYLALKQSVNLEPSFALGHSLGEFSALAVSGAFDFVDALRIVNLRGKFMQEDCAGKDVTMSVILGLSDETVEQICKNAQADGHQIYAANYNCDGQIVIAGLKDDIAKFESAFKEAGAKRVLPLNMSVISHCPLLKNASERLTAQLEPALAAKFAPVVSNASAKAYGSKDEALNLLKAQLVSPVLYKQSIKSIENEVDIFVEFGGSVLKGINKKITEKPTFSITDLSSLDELLKELK
- a CDS encoding OmpA family protein, encoding MKKVVLTSAAIAALLLSGCSSKNPEVDMSADANQNMGGMNSSDNMMSDSERLQQLISSIEGQVQTVYFDFDKFNIKGDMQSAINTNAGLFNQSEAQGLSVKVEGNCDEWGTDEYNYALGLKRAKAAKDALVKQGVAADRITVVSYGESNPVCTDKTKACDAQNRRAEFKVLP
- a CDS encoding tetratricopeptide repeat protein, whose product is MGATLSYSAPNEISVFDAGNLDSSSPYGLTDNEKTFLKNKQNVENLSRNMGDVESNLNTIQERLEGLQSVLDGLNSRISRIEKRLSDLEGNDGNSTAKSDFDELKKYVEESRKIQEANNAKITKALKDMGALIDKSNAAPATTKKNDEDKPVASSSPAAFESQTPKVDFTKQKNQDVASEAKKLFDAGKLDDAKARYEYLLSKDHKPAMANFYLGEIAYQQKAYNNAIKYYQQSIQLYDKAEYTPKLLYHTAISFDKIKDTASANKFYKALKLGYPDSKEAKAAPTRN
- a CDS encoding 5'-methylthioadenosine/adenosylhomocysteine nucleosidase, producing MIAILGAMREEVAPLLERIKDYKEVKHANNVFYLANFGGKELVVAYSKIGKVNAALTASAMIEKFGARKLLFTGVAGALNPNLKIGDMLYATSLVQHDVDITAFGHPYGYVPETSIFIKSDDALNALASSVAAEKGIVLKGGVIATGDQFICDNAKKEWLKATFKADAAEMEGASVALVCESLGVPFFVLRAISDEAGGSAEFDFDKFLQDSANVSAQFMLAMIERL